The proteins below come from a single Papaver somniferum cultivar HN1 chromosome 11, ASM357369v1, whole genome shotgun sequence genomic window:
- the LOC113322303 gene encoding uncharacterized protein LOC113322303 — translation MVNIEMLRDEGVPQSNISKFLINHSRALTIATSKFEENVQRIKGMGFDPSVTTFLLGLNGLAAMNKSTWETKLNAYKKWNCAEEEIQNAFKKQPRFMLASVKKIMSMMDYLVNQMGYNSSLTAKCPVILCFSLEKRIIPRCVVIQLLVSLGQVKEHYLSTVLMISEKSFLEKYVYKYEAEVPGLLKVYHNSLSTTS, via the coding sequence ATGGTTAACATTGAGATGTTAAGAGATGAAGGTGTTCCTCAGTCCAATATTTCTAAATTTCTTATTAACCATTCAAGAGCACTTACAATAGCTACAAGTAAGTTTGAGGAGAACGTACAACGGATTAAGGGTATGGGTTTTGATCCTTCAGTGACTACATTTCTTCTTGGTCTCAATGGATTGGCAGCCATGAATAAATCCACCTGGGAAACCAAATTGAATGCTTATAAGAAATGGAATTGTgcagaagaagagatacaaaatgcATTTAAGAAACAGCCTCGGTTTATGTTAGCTTCTGTGAAGAAGATAATGTCGATGATGGATTACCTTGTGAATCAAATGGGTTATAATTCATCACTTACTGCTAAATGCCCAGTTATTCTGTGTTTTAGCCTGGAGAAGAGGATTATTCCGAGATGTGTTGTCATTCAGCTTCTAGTCTCCCTAGGACAGGTTAAGGAACATTACTTGAGTACAGTATTAATGATCTCTGAAAAGTCTTTCTTGGAGAAGTATGTTTACAAGTATGAGGCAGAAGTTCCTGGACTGTTGAAGGTATACCATAATTCACTGTCAACTACTTCTTAA